ATCGCTCAAGGGAATCACCTCATTGAGCGAGAGGACGCTGTTGAGGACATAGCGATGACTGAGGCAGGCTCCTTTCGGCAGTCCCGTCGTGCCGGAGGTGTAGACCATCATCACAATGTCGTCGAGCGTGGCGCGGCGACTCCGTTCGTCAAGAATTGGAGCGACAGCCTCGCGGTGAGCGCGCCCGACATCGAGAAACCGATCGAAGGAGACGACGCCCTCGGCTCCCCCGGCAACATCCTCCACGGTGATGATCAGGCGCACCTGAGGCAGCTCCGAGCGCACGCGGGCAATCTTCTCCCATTGCGTCGGCGTATCCACGAGGACAAATCGAGCATCGGAATGGGCGATGATGTAACGACATTGCTCGGCGGAGCTGGTGGGATAAATCCCCACGGTGACGCCTCCGGCCAGCATTGTGCCGACGTCGCTCACCGGCCATTCGGGACGATTGCCCATCAGGATGGCGACCGACTCGCCCGGGCCGAGCCCGCGAGCCAGAAGCGCTTGGCCGAAGGCGCGAGCCTGCTCGCTCCACTCGGCCCACGTGAGCGGCTGCCACCGATCTCCCCGGCGCACGTAATATGCCGGACGATCGCGATATCGTTCCACACGCTCGTGAAAGAGTTGACCGAGGTTACGATAGCTCATCGAATATCCTCACGGAGCGTCTTCTTTTTCCTACCAGCGAAGCACCACACAGGCCATATTCATCCCCCCGCCCGACGCGCACAAGACGAGATGGTCTCCCGGTTGAACCTTTCCCTCTCTGACGGCATCGTCCAGAGCCATCGGGATGCAGGCCGACCCGGTATAGCCCCACTTGTGCATGACCGTATGCGTGCGCGACAGGGGCAGGCCGAGTCTGTCCATGACCGCGCGAATCGTGCTCAGATTGACCTGGGTGAAAAGAAAGAGCGCGATCTCCTCGAGCGTGAGCCGAGCCGCCGTCAGAGTTCGCTCGATGATTCTCGGCCACCCCTCGATATTCGTCTCCGGGGGGTATTTCTTGACGAATCGCACCTTGGTGAAATAGCCTTCGCGCAGCACCGCTTCGGTGATCGGCAGTCGGGTTCCTCCGGCGTAGATGCCGAGATAATCGTGAAACTGTCCATCGGCCAGCAATCGCGAGGCCAGGATGCCGGGCTCCCGTGAAGCTCCAAGCACGACCGCTCCCGCACCGTCGGCGAAAATCGTCACCGTCTTTTTGTCCGCCCGATCCAGGTACTTGCTCATGGCATAGGCTCCGATGACGAGCACATGGCGATACTGCTCATCGGCCTGGATGTACTTGGCTCCGACATCAAGCGCCGTTACGAACCCGGCACACGCGCAATTGACATCGAAGGTTGCGGCTCGCGTCGCTCCCAGGCGATATTGAACGACGACCGATGTGGCGGGCGAGAGATACTCCGGCGTATCCGTTGCCAGAACGATGAGATCAACATCCGCCGGAGTCAGACCGGCGCTCTCCAGAGCACGTCGAGCGGCGCCCTCGGCCAGATCCGCCGTACTCTCGTCCTCCCGACACCACCGCCGTTCGGAAATCCCCAGAACCTGCGAAACGAACGGATCAATATCCTCACCGAGCCAGCGGCTCAACTCGGCATTGCTGACGACCCGCTCCGGCACCGAGAGTCCCGTGCCGATGATTCGAGCAAATCGCGCCATCTCCCTCTCCCAAAGTGTGGCGCAGACTTTCCCGCCTGTTTGAAATCACGGGACGGGAAAGTCCGCGCTCGCTCCACCATCAGAAGTTCAGCTTGAGGGCGAATTGAACCACTCGCGGACCCGTGCTCGTGGCCGTGATCCGGCCAAAGGTCGCCGGGACGGCAACGTTGGCATTCGGATTGGCGAAATTGACCGTGTTGAAGAGATTGAAGAACTCCGAGCGCAATTCGAGCCGCACCTGCTCGGCCAGGGAAATGAACTTGATGAGCGAGAAATCCACATTCCGCTGATCCGGTCCGCGCAGGATGTTTCGCCCGGAATTACCAAAGCCCACGCGGGGAGCAACGAAGGCGCTGGTGTTGAAGAAGCGGGTGAGCTTGCTGTGGACGGAACCTTCGATCTCCGCCGAGCCGCTGAAGCCGGGGGCGAAATCGGCCCGATTGAAGACGGCTGATCCCACGGCGTGAAAGACGGTGAAGGGCAAGCCCGATTGCAACGTCACGATCCCGGCGATCTGCCAATCGTTCAGCAGGTGACGGGCGACGGCTGCCGACCCCTGGTACAGGCGCGGCAGGTCGTAGACGAAACTGGCGACGAACCGATGACGACGATCAAACGACGACAGGCCGCGATGACTGCGGAAATTCTGCTGATCTCCGGGCAAGGTTGTCAGCTCGTTGGCCAGCTCTCCCGAATATTCATCAATGGACTTCCCGAAGGTATACGATCCGAGCATCTGCAAACCTCGCGCCCACCGTCGCGTCAAACTGATCTGAAGCGAGTTGTAGTTGGAAACACCCGCCGTCTGAACCTGCTGCATCCCGTTGGCGATGCCTTTATTGGTGGAAAACCCCGGGAAAGGAGCGGCCCCACCGGTCGCCGGCGGCTGGTTCAGATTAAACACGGTGATGAGTTTCGTCCCTTTTGATCCCACATAGGCCACTTCGAGCAGGTCATGATCGGTCACCTGAAGCTGAACCCCCAGCGTATACTGCTGCACATACGGAGAACGCACATCGGGCGAGACGAAGATACCGGAAATCCCCACCGGCGCGAGCGGAAGGCGCCCGCGTCCCGGAACGAACGTGGTGATGAAGATCGGAGCCGGATTGGTCGGCGTCACCGGGAAGGCGGTGGGTGGAGGGACATCCGGGAACGGATCGTTGAAGGGGACCACTAGCCCCTGTGCGGGGAGACTCACGGCCGCTGCAATAATGCCGTAGGGATAGTTGAAGATTTGCGAATTGGCAAAGCGCGTCGAGAACCGATCGAAGTAAATTCCATAGCCGCCACGGACCACCAGCCGATTCGTTCGCTCCAGCGGCTTCCAGGCAAAACCGAAGCGAGGAGCGAAGTTGCTGTCACCGGGGTTGAGGGTCTCGCCGACGGTGGGCACACCGGGAAGCGGCGGCCGCGCATTGCTCAGTTGCACGAATCCGTTCGGCGGCAGAGCGGG
This window of the Blastocatellia bacterium genome carries:
- a CDS encoding ketoacyl-ACP synthase III; the encoded protein is MARFARIIGTGLSVPERVVSNAELSRWLGEDIDPFVSQVLGISERRWCREDESTADLAEGAARRALESAGLTPADVDLIVLATDTPEYLSPATSVVVQYRLGATRAATFDVNCACAGFVTALDVGAKYIQADEQYRHVLVIGAYAMSKYLDRADKKTVTIFADGAGAVVLGASREPGILASRLLADGQFHDYLGIYAGGTRLPITEAVLREGYFTKVRFVKKYPPETNIEGWPRIIERTLTAARLTLEEIALFLFTQVNLSTIRAVMDRLGLPLSRTHTVMHKWGYTGSACIPMALDDAVREGKVQPGDHLVLCASGGGMNMACVVLRW